A single Polynucleobacter acidiphobus DNA region contains:
- a CDS encoding lipid-binding SYLF domain-containing protein — translation MNRSTRRAHFLLAMLCPLLLIACQSTGKDGKPLTPAEITQKREATIKMAENGLNLLLKQDPKVRKDIESAAGYAVFNTTNVNVILVVVARGEGILFDKRYKDQPVFMRDMKTGEGLGAGYQEQYQIIIFKNQDAIDQFILTTVDGQQLGLDVEANFSAGSSSTIRSFNPNVTFYTVGISGYDIQANYGGALYMVDQQLNTPAVLKAIQERRQKK, via the coding sequence ATGAATCGATCCACCCGCAGAGCCCATTTCCTCCTTGCAATGCTTTGTCCATTGCTTCTTATCGCATGCCAATCGACTGGCAAAGATGGCAAGCCATTGACCCCAGCCGAGATTACGCAAAAGCGCGAAGCAACCATCAAAATGGCAGAAAACGGCCTTAATCTTTTGTTAAAGCAAGATCCTAAGGTGCGTAAAGATATTGAGAGTGCGGCAGGCTATGCCGTATTTAATACCACCAATGTGAACGTCATCTTGGTGGTGGTGGCTCGTGGCGAGGGGATTTTGTTCGATAAGCGTTACAAAGACCAACCCGTATTCATGCGTGATATGAAGACCGGTGAGGGTCTGGGTGCTGGATACCAAGAGCAATACCAAATCATTATTTTTAAGAACCAGGACGCGATTGACCAATTTATTCTGACCACCGTTGATGGTCAGCAGTTAGGTCTTGATGTCGAGGCAAACTTCTCGGCTGGCTCTAGCAGTACGATCCGCTCGTTTAATCCGAATGTGACCTTCTATACCGTAGGGATCTCGGGCTACGACATACAAGCCAATTATGGTGGCGCCCTATATATGGTCGATCAACAGCTCAACACCCCAGCTGTTCTTAAGGCCATTCAGGAAAGACGTCAAAAGAAGTAA
- a CDS encoding ZrgA family zinc uptake protein — translation MTLRYLPLSFLILVSTHSLAQPKHGHAHEHGKGRLEISVDANQVVGKLKVPLEALVGFERVPKTEAETNAINTMNQKLQNPGAFFEANKDAECSPKLISSTIVRDQAGKHADLDYQFDLNCAKLASLKQLSIGLFSEYKRLKKIRVESVGPWGQKSVTAKRDSNTVRF, via the coding sequence ATGACGCTTCGCTACCTACCCCTCAGTTTCTTGATCCTAGTGTCAACGCACTCACTTGCCCAACCCAAGCATGGCCATGCCCATGAGCATGGCAAGGGCCGCTTAGAAATCAGCGTGGATGCCAATCAAGTGGTTGGCAAACTCAAGGTACCGTTAGAAGCTCTAGTCGGTTTTGAGCGTGTGCCCAAGACAGAAGCGGAGACCAATGCCATCAACACCATGAATCAGAAATTGCAGAACCCTGGTGCATTCTTTGAAGCAAATAAAGATGCAGAGTGTTCCCCAAAATTAATTAGCAGCACCATCGTACGCGATCAAGCCGGTAAGCATGCCGATCTGGACTATCAGTTTGATCTGAACTGTGCCAAGCTTGCCTCACTCAAGCAACTTAGTATTGGCCTCTTCTCAGAATACAAGCGTCTCAAAAAGATTCGGGTGGAGTCGGTTGGTCCTTGGGGTCAAAAATCAGTGACCGCCAAACGCGATTCCAATACCGTTCGCTTTTAA
- a CDS encoding ABC transporter ATP-binding protein — MSSARHSLAIEVKHLEFAWPGQAPLFSNLSFSVAPGKSLFISGPSGCGKSTLLNLLAGVMPPKRGEIWIHGERLQDLRRGAIDRLRGEEMGFIFQQFNLIPYLSVADNILLPTHLYPKRRQAAIAEFGSLDLALTHLLQRLGLAPALLSQAAHRLSIGQQQRVAAARAFIGRPSIVIADEPTSALDWQNQTQLMDLFLSLAHEQRTALVMVSHDERLSEQFDERITFAQKVAV; from the coding sequence GTGAGTAGCGCACGTCACTCCCTCGCAATTGAGGTTAAGCATCTGGAGTTTGCTTGGCCCGGGCAAGCCCCACTCTTTAGCAACCTATCGTTCTCGGTTGCCCCTGGGAAGAGTCTCTTTATCTCAGGACCATCGGGGTGTGGCAAAAGTACTTTATTAAATCTGCTCGCCGGGGTGATGCCGCCCAAGCGTGGGGAGATTTGGATCCATGGTGAACGTTTACAGGATTTACGTCGGGGTGCGATTGATCGCTTACGTGGCGAAGAAATGGGTTTTATCTTTCAGCAATTTAATTTAATCCCCTACTTAAGTGTTGCCGACAATATTTTGCTACCAACGCATCTTTATCCCAAGCGTCGTCAGGCGGCGATTGCGGAGTTTGGCTCCCTGGATTTGGCGCTCACGCATTTATTGCAACGCTTAGGCCTGGCACCCGCACTTCTCTCACAAGCAGCGCATCGGCTCTCGATTGGTCAACAGCAACGCGTTGCGGCGGCACGTGCCTTTATTGGTCGTCCATCGATTGTGATTGCGGATGAACCCACCTCAGCCTTGGATTGGCAGAATCAGACCCAACTGATGGATCTGTTTCTGAGTCTTGCACATGAGCAACGCACTGCATTAGTAATGGTCAGTCACGATGAGCGCCTGAGTGAGCAATTTGATGAGCGCATCACCTTTGCGCAGAAGGTAGCCGTCTAA
- a CDS encoding ABC transporter permease, whose product MVWLRIALLSALARKGGLLIMVLSTAISVAILLGVFKIRDDTKTSFSNAISGVDLVVGAKGSPTELILYSVFHIGRATNTIAASYEKSLMAIKPVAWVVPVQLGDSFRGYPVVGTSVEFFTRIKAQGRHLELSEGKALTDPTLFEVVLGSNVAKNTQLKLGGQIAITHGSGTGPKQDHSNSPFRIVGILKPNGTPIDNAVFISTNAFDALHDIEEGGIQFAKLNPDSQVSAFYVGLKDRGSVFSVRRQIDALPNAGLMGVMPGVALDDLWSTMEVAENALLIISLGVLITTILGITATLLVSLENRRRELAIFRAIGAKPYQLLRLVLFEALLISLIGIALGWLILQVSILLSADYFRTSWGVVTSIGLPATHDLLSLLALVIVVLLCACIPAIKAYRMALNEELNPPST is encoded by the coding sequence ATGGTTTGGTTGCGTATCGCACTCTTGAGCGCGCTGGCGCGCAAAGGCGGCTTATTGATTATGGTGCTATCGACCGCTATCTCAGTAGCGATCTTGCTTGGGGTCTTTAAGATCCGGGATGACACCAAGACCAGTTTCTCGAATGCCATCAGTGGTGTCGATTTAGTAGTAGGCGCCAAGGGAAGTCCCACCGAGCTCATTTTGTATAGTGTCTTTCATATTGGTCGAGCGACCAACACCATTGCCGCCTCCTATGAAAAATCCCTCATGGCCATTAAGCCTGTGGCCTGGGTAGTACCCGTGCAATTAGGCGATAGCTTTCGGGGCTATCCAGTCGTAGGAACGAGCGTTGAGTTCTTTACTCGGATTAAGGCACAAGGTCGCCACCTAGAATTATCCGAAGGTAAGGCGCTGACCGATCCCACACTCTTTGAGGTCGTACTGGGTTCTAACGTGGCTAAGAACACCCAACTGAAACTGGGTGGACAAATTGCCATTACCCATGGATCGGGTACTGGTCCGAAGCAAGATCACAGTAACTCGCCCTTTCGGATTGTGGGCATCCTAAAGCCCAATGGCACGCCAATCGATAACGCGGTGTTCATTTCCACCAATGCCTTTGATGCGCTCCATGACATTGAAGAAGGTGGCATCCAGTTTGCCAAGCTCAATCCGGATTCTCAGGTGAGCGCGTTCTATGTCGGGCTCAAGGATCGGGGCAGCGTGTTCTCAGTGCGGCGTCAGATTGATGCCCTACCCAATGCGGGGCTTATGGGTGTGATGCCCGGAGTTGCCTTAGATGATTTGTGGTCCACCATGGAGGTGGCTGAGAACGCGCTATTGATTATTTCTTTAGGGGTGTTGATCACCACCATCTTAGGAATCACGGCCACCCTATTGGTCTCACTCGAGAACCGGCGTCGTGAGTTAGCGATCTTTCGGGCGATTGGGGCCAAGCCCTATCAACTCTTGCGTCTCGTGCTGTTTGAGGCTCTGTTGATTAGCTTGATTGGTATTGCACTAGGTTGGCTAATACTTCAGGTTTCCATTCTCTTATCAGCCGATTACTTCCGCACCTCTTGGGGTGTGGTCACCAGCATCGGGCTTCCCGCCACCCATGATTTGCTTTCGCTTTTAGCCCTCGTGATTGTAGTGTTACTCTGCGCCTGCATTCCCGCTATTAAAGCCTATAGAATGGCACTCAACGAAGAGTTAAATCCCCCATCCACATGA
- a CDS encoding DUF3299 domain-containing protein, whose product MRRPFLRLSSVSLLGLMLGVHPLRSEATTYKEIEWDDLMPEGWRKKMILEVTRMRRYGSLMDGDPKADEAYARLKKAWDTAPSSKVYIGKAIRIPGYVVPLDAERMQSSEFLLVPYFGACIHSPPPPANQIILVKPPKGSKVRTMDAIWVEGILSEGRTYSEIGNSAYVLNADKITPYR is encoded by the coding sequence ATGAGACGACCCTTTTTACGCTTATCGAGTGTCAGCTTACTGGGCCTAATGCTAGGGGTGCATCCACTTCGCAGTGAGGCTACGACCTATAAAGAGATCGAGTGGGATGATCTGATGCCTGAGGGCTGGCGCAAGAAAATGATCTTGGAGGTCACCCGCATGCGCCGCTACGGCAGCTTAATGGATGGCGATCCCAAGGCCGATGAGGCCTATGCTCGATTAAAGAAGGCTTGGGATACTGCACCATCGTCCAAAGTTTATATTGGCAAAGCGATTCGCATTCCTGGATATGTGGTGCCACTTGATGCCGAGCGGATGCAAAGCAGTGAATTTTTATTAGTTCCCTACTTTGGCGCCTGTATTCATTCGCCACCACCGCCAGCCAATCAAATTATTTTGGTCAAGCCTCCCAAAGGTTCAAAGGTGCGCACCATGGATGCCATTTGGGTCGAAGGTATCCTCAGCGAGGGTCGCACCTACTCCGAGATTGGCAACAGTGCGTATGTCCTGAACGCCGATAAGATTACGCCCTATCGTTGA
- a CDS encoding aquaporin, with product MRSYAAEFFGTALLLAIVAGSGIMGETLSNGNAAVALLGNSIATGAGLYVLIVLLGPISGAHFNPAVSLMFWKLGHLNLNRLLAYWACQFSGAIAGIWVTHLMFGLAILQESTKVRTGIGIWASELISTLVLLSVIRIGDQAAKDKVPMLVALTVTAGYWFTSSTFFANPAVAVARSLTNTFVGIAPADVLGFVSAELIAALVMVMLFCKASKTIYQR from the coding sequence ATGAGGTCCTACGCGGCCGAGTTCTTCGGCACCGCATTACTGCTCGCAATTGTGGCGGGTAGCGGCATCATGGGCGAGACCCTCTCCAATGGCAATGCAGCTGTGGCTTTGCTCGGTAATAGCATTGCAACCGGAGCAGGGCTTTATGTCTTAATCGTCCTCTTGGGTCCCATCTCCGGTGCGCATTTCAATCCGGCAGTAAGCCTGATGTTTTGGAAGCTCGGGCATCTCAATCTCAACAGGCTACTTGCCTATTGGGCATGTCAGTTCAGTGGTGCGATTGCCGGAATTTGGGTAACGCATCTGATGTTTGGTCTAGCGATCTTGCAAGAGTCAACAAAAGTGCGAACGGGTATTGGTATTTGGGCTAGTGAGTTGATCTCAACACTCGTGCTTCTCTCGGTGATTCGGATTGGGGATCAAGCGGCAAAGGACAAGGTGCCAATGTTAGTGGCCCTCACAGTCACCGCGGGTTACTGGTTTACCTCATCCACCTTCTTTGCCAATCCCGCGGTCGCTGTGGCCAGAAGTCTGACCAATACCTTCGTGGGTATTGCGCCTGCCGATGTATTGGGCTTTGTTAGCGCTGAATTGATTGCTGCCCTCGTGATGGTGATGCTGTTTTGTAAAGCAAGTAAGACGATTTATCAACGATAG
- a CDS encoding arsenate reductase ArsC: MKKYNVLFLCTHNSARSVLGEALASTHPSGLFIGYSAGSTPGTQVNPFAKELALEMGYDESKLRSKSWDEFGLPNAPKMDFIITVCDNAAGEVCPVWPGNPATAHWGFPDPSQVTGTDVEKRLAFIEVMNGLKKRVDLLASMPLEKLDSMALKEIHSKAS, from the coding sequence ATGAAAAAATACAACGTACTCTTCTTGTGCACCCACAACTCCGCCCGTTCAGTGCTTGGTGAGGCGCTAGCCTCCACCCATCCGAGTGGTCTATTCATAGGTTACTCGGCAGGGTCAACCCCCGGCACCCAAGTTAATCCCTTTGCCAAGGAGTTGGCCTTAGAGATGGGCTATGACGAGTCCAAATTACGCAGTAAGAGCTGGGATGAGTTTGGTTTACCCAATGCGCCCAAGATGGATTTCATTATTACGGTCTGCGATAACGCCGCCGGCGAGGTGTGCCCCGTCTGGCCAGGTAACCCTGCCACCGCACACTGGGGATTTCCGGATCCATCGCAAGTCACTGGAACGGATGTAGAGAAGCGTCTTGCATTTATTGAGGTGATGAACGGTCTCAAAAAACGTGTTGATTTATTAGCCAGCATGCCGCTCGAGAAACTCGACTCGATGGCTCTGAAAGAAATCCACTCCAAAGCCTCATGA
- a CDS encoding ArsI/CadI family heavy metal resistance metalloenzyme: protein MKRLHVHVAVNNIPESIPFYSKMFGCEPTVIKTDYAKWQLEDPKVNFAISARGAPVGINHLGIQVDEASELGEMKTRLDQIQGEVVEEMGTACCYAQSDKYWVNDPAGIPWETFHTLDSIPVFNQSESTSADACCVPAPIASVSIASITKKSCC from the coding sequence ATGAAACGTCTTCATGTCCACGTAGCAGTCAACAACATCCCAGAGAGCATCCCGTTTTATTCCAAGATGTTTGGTTGCGAACCCACTGTCATCAAAACCGATTACGCCAAATGGCAACTAGAGGATCCGAAAGTGAACTTTGCGATCTCAGCCCGCGGCGCCCCAGTTGGGATCAACCACTTAGGAATCCAAGTGGATGAAGCCAGTGAGTTAGGGGAAATGAAAACCCGCCTTGATCAAATTCAGGGGGAGGTAGTTGAGGAAATGGGTACCGCCTGTTGCTATGCGCAATCGGATAAGTACTGGGTCAATGATCCTGCCGGTATTCCGTGGGAGACCTTCCATACACTCGACTCCATTCCGGTCTTCAATCAATCTGAATCAACCAGCGCTGATGCCTGCTGTGTACCAGCCCCCATTGCTAGCGTATCGATCGCATCGATCACCAAAAAATCGTGTTGCTAA
- a CDS encoding ArsR/SmtB family transcription factor — MKNTDAIQVLLALGQETRLNIFRLIVQRGDIGLTPSQLIEKLGIPNATLSFHLKELFNAKLLLVERQSRNLIYRPNPNLIEDLSGFLLDNCCQGQSCSTPKSKKKVVCE, encoded by the coding sequence ATGAAAAATACCGACGCCATCCAAGTTCTTCTGGCCCTAGGGCAGGAGACCCGTCTCAATATCTTCCGTCTGATCGTGCAACGCGGCGATATTGGCCTGACCCCTAGTCAGTTGATTGAGAAGTTGGGGATTCCCAATGCAACCTTGAGCTTTCATCTGAAAGAACTTTTCAATGCGAAGTTATTGCTAGTGGAGCGTCAAAGCCGAAACCTCATTTATCGCCCAAATCCAAACTTAATTGAGGATTTAAGTGGCTTCTTATTAGATAACTGCTGCCAGGGCCAATCCTGCAGTACCCCTAAATCCAAGAAGAAGGTGGTGTGCGAATGA
- a CDS encoding DUF502 domain-containing protein: protein MSPGSSKLVRLFLAGLLAAFPLIATALLIAFVVGIVIRWLGPSSAVGSVMAKMGLGIAGLEWVGYVVGLAIVILALLILGLLVEKGLQKGFTAIINGLVRKIPVVRTVYDTIHSFVSLVAKRDDEELKTMRPVWVHFGGAGGVSALALLSSPQAVMVKEQACYAVIVPTAPVPIGGGLLYVPVDWVSPAEIGMEELTSIYVSMGVTSPQFMKTHQDLTKVIPK from the coding sequence ATGTCGCCAGGCTCATCCAAACTTGTTCGTCTATTCCTAGCTGGCCTATTAGCGGCATTTCCGCTTATTGCAACAGCTCTGCTAATTGCGTTTGTAGTGGGCATTGTGATTCGGTGGCTTGGACCATCGAGTGCGGTTGGTAGCGTAATGGCAAAGATGGGCTTAGGTATTGCTGGTCTGGAGTGGGTCGGCTACGTGGTTGGTTTGGCGATCGTGATCCTTGCTTTACTGATTCTTGGCTTATTGGTGGAGAAGGGGCTGCAGAAGGGATTTACAGCCATCATTAATGGCTTGGTTCGTAAGATACCCGTGGTACGAACTGTCTATGACACCATTCATAGCTTTGTGAGTTTGGTTGCCAAGCGGGATGACGAAGAGCTCAAAACGATGCGCCCCGTATGGGTACATTTTGGCGGGGCAGGCGGCGTATCCGCTCTAGCATTGCTCTCATCCCCCCAAGCCGTAATGGTGAAAGAGCAGGCCTGCTATGCAGTGATTGTGCCAACCGCACCAGTACCGATTGGAGGTGGCTTACTCTATGTACCAGTTGATTGGGTAAGCCCCGCCGAGATTGGTATGGAAGAACTCACCAGCATCTACGTGTCGATGGGTGTTACATCACCGCAGTTTATGAAGACCCATCAAGATCTTACAAAAGTAATTCCAAAGTAA
- a CDS encoding pirin family protein yields MMQIRKSQERGYADHGWLKSFHSFSFANYYDPKFMGWGNLRVINEDRIDPGTGFGEHSHRDMEIISYVLSGELAHKDSMGNVKSIPPGDIQRMSAGTGVTHSEFNYAKDQTTHFLQIWIQPKFTGVKPGYEQKTIPAEDKDGKLRLLASIDGAEDSITINADAKLYAGTFDGDQSAILKLDPSRKGYVHLIKGTLTVNGQRLSGGDAAMIANETDIEISHGEEAEVLVFDLA; encoded by the coding sequence ATGATGCAGATTCGTAAATCCCAGGAGCGGGGCTATGCCGATCATGGTTGGCTCAAGAGCTTTCACTCGTTCTCCTTTGCCAATTACTACGACCCTAAATTTATGGGGTGGGGTAATTTGCGTGTGATCAACGAGGACCGGATTGATCCTGGCACTGGCTTTGGTGAGCACAGCCATCGGGATATGGAAATCATTAGCTATGTTCTCTCAGGCGAGCTGGCTCACAAAGACAGCATGGGCAATGTCAAATCCATCCCGCCAGGGGATATCCAGCGGATGAGTGCTGGTACGGGTGTCACCCACAGCGAGTTCAACTATGCCAAGGATCAGACCACCCATTTTCTGCAAATCTGGATTCAACCGAAATTTACGGGGGTCAAACCAGGCTATGAGCAAAAAACGATTCCGGCGGAAGATAAAGATGGCAAATTACGCCTCTTAGCCTCCATCGATGGAGCAGAGGACTCGATCACCATCAACGCCGATGCCAAGCTCTATGCCGGTACTTTTGATGGTGATCAATCAGCAATCCTCAAACTGGATCCAAGTCGCAAAGGATATGTGCATCTCATCAAAGGCACCCTGACGGTGAATGGTCAGCGCTTAAGCGGTGGAGATGCTGCCATGATTGCTAACGAGACAGATATTGAGATTAGCCATGGGGAAGAGGCAGAGGTATTGGTATTCGATCTTGCGTGA
- a CDS encoding flavodoxin family protein gives MSNIAVVFHSGYGHTQKQAEAVAKGANAALIAIDAEGNITEAQWEILKNAKAIIFGSPTYMGSVSWQFKKFADASSKPWFGQQWKDKIFGGFTNSATMNGDKHSTLHYFFTLAMQHSGIWVGTGLMPSNAKSAKRDDVNYVGSFAGAMMQTPSDASADEVNSGDLETARLYGERIAKIASQFHA, from the coding sequence ATGTCAAATATTGCAGTCGTATTCCATAGTGGCTATGGCCATACCCAAAAGCAAGCTGAGGCGGTTGCCAAAGGCGCTAACGCAGCATTGATCGCCATTGATGCCGAGGGAAACATTACCGAAGCCCAATGGGAGATATTAAAGAACGCCAAAGCGATTATCTTTGGTTCGCCCACCTATATGGGCAGTGTGAGTTGGCAGTTCAAGAAGTTTGCCGATGCAAGCTCAAAGCCCTGGTTTGGTCAGCAGTGGAAAGACAAAATCTTTGGCGGCTTTACCAACTCAGCCACCATGAATGGTGACAAACACTCGACCTTACATTATTTCTTTACCTTAGCGATGCAGCACTCGGGTATCTGGGTCGGCACTGGCCTCATGCCATCAAATGCCAAGTCCGCTAAGCGCGATGATGTGAACTATGTCGGCTCTTTTGCGGGCGCTATGATGCAAACCCCATCGGATGCGAGTGCCGATGAGGTGAACTCCGGTGACCTCGAGACCGCGCGGCTGTATGGTGAGCGGATTGCAAAAATTGCTAGCCAGTTTCACGCATAA
- a CDS encoding MarR family winged helix-turn-helix transcriptional regulator — protein MTYLRFIRSLASTYQAFEAYSTKHIKGMGLTMTQFDVIATLGNQPPMTCKELGEKTLILKGTMTGVLERLEQKGLITKIPNAEDGRSYKIGLTKAGERLFKKAFPEHVQYLEQGFAKCSMKELNQTIEALDRIRSQFI, from the coding sequence ATGACTTACCTCCGTTTTATCCGTAGCCTCGCGAGTACCTATCAAGCCTTTGAGGCCTATTCGACGAAGCACATCAAGGGCATGGGTTTGACCATGACCCAATTTGATGTGATTGCTACATTGGGCAATCAACCGCCGATGACCTGCAAGGAATTGGGTGAAAAGACCTTGATTCTGAAAGGTACGATGACTGGTGTGCTCGAGCGCTTAGAGCAAAAAGGTCTGATCACAAAGATACCCAATGCTGAGGATGGCCGCAGTTACAAGATTGGCTTGACCAAAGCGGGCGAGCGCCTCTTTAAGAAAGCCTTCCCAGAGCATGTGCAGTATTTGGAGCAGGGCTTTGCCAAGTGCAGCATGAAGGAGCTCAATCAAACCATCGAAGCCTTAGACCGAATTCGTAGTCAGTTTATTTAA
- a CDS encoding universal stress protein has product MFAHILVPVVDDMVNAKNMKTVATLLSEAGARATLLYISDPRAPYVYTTKVADYKKADERHEQVCDAHAKVVLEKAARLIGGEVKIKTLHEYSTEVYEGILEAAKKVKANAILMASHKRTGLKKVFMGSDTYAVIANSKLPIIVI; this is encoded by the coding sequence ATGTTTGCACACATACTCGTACCCGTTGTGGATGACATGGTAAATGCTAAAAATATGAAAACTGTTGCAACGCTCTTATCCGAAGCGGGTGCACGTGCCACGCTACTTTACATTTCTGATCCGCGGGCGCCGTATGTCTACACCACCAAGGTAGCTGATTACAAAAAAGCCGATGAGCGTCATGAGCAAGTCTGCGATGCACACGCCAAAGTGGTTTTAGAGAAAGCCGCCCGATTAATTGGGGGAGAAGTGAAGATTAAGACGCTACATGAGTACAGCACCGAAGTGTATGAAGGCATTCTTGAGGCAGCGAAGAAAGTGAAGGCCAATGCCATTCTGATGGCCTCGCATAAACGCACTGGCCTGAAAAAAGTGTTTATGGGTAGCGACACCTATGCAGTGATTGCAAACTCAAAATTACCCATCATCGTCATCTAA
- a CDS encoding GntP family permease encodes MDLLAILISLSLLMLLAYRGMSVLILAPVMALLAVLLSGQFEELLPVYTQVFMKGMGGYLIQYFPLFLLGSIFGKLMESSGYALAIANHITQKLGTQHALLAVVLACAILTYGGVSLFVVAFMMYPIGKSLFERSQISMNLLPGAIALGAFTFTMTALPGTPSVQNSIPSPFFGTDSFAAPGLGILASCMMLGLGYWWLRRQQQALGFMSNSDSGATDRATSAHTNEPAPQSIGFALAILPIVVMSVTNLVMAKWVLPQWQPTFLLQDRFGITALSSQIGIWAIIIALSAGIALIYGIQTLGARQLKRSNEAINQGAVGSMLPILNTASEVGYGSVIASLTGFILIREFVLSIAPGNPLISEAVAVNVLAGITGSASGGLSIALQTLGADYLQKAIALGISPELLHRVAVMASGCMDTLPHNGAVITLLGICQLTHRAAYRYIAMVTIVFPLLTLAVVIALASVFGNF; translated from the coding sequence ATGGATCTACTCGCCATCCTCATCTCCTTAAGCCTCTTGATGCTGCTTGCGTACCGCGGCATGAGTGTTTTGATCTTGGCACCCGTGATGGCCCTGCTGGCCGTTTTACTGAGTGGTCAATTTGAAGAGTTGCTGCCTGTTTACACCCAAGTGTTCATGAAAGGGATGGGTGGGTATTTAATTCAGTACTTCCCATTGTTTCTGCTCGGCTCTATTTTTGGAAAGCTAATGGAGTCCTCTGGCTATGCCCTAGCGATTGCAAATCACATCACACAGAAATTAGGTACTCAACATGCCCTCCTCGCGGTGGTTCTGGCCTGCGCCATCCTGACCTATGGTGGGGTATCCCTCTTTGTGGTGGCGTTCATGATGTATCCGATTGGCAAATCGCTCTTTGAGCGTTCTCAGATCTCCATGAACCTCCTACCCGGTGCCATTGCCCTAGGTGCATTCACCTTCACCATGACCGCCTTACCAGGCACCCCATCCGTACAGAACTCAATTCCGAGTCCATTTTTTGGGACCGACTCCTTCGCCGCCCCCGGTCTTGGCATTCTGGCCAGTTGCATGATGCTGGGTTTGGGGTATTGGTGGCTGCGTCGCCAGCAACAGGCCTTGGGGTTCATGTCCAATTCAGACTCTGGGGCAACAGATCGTGCGACATCGGCTCACACGAATGAGCCAGCTCCCCAGTCGATTGGATTTGCGCTCGCCATTCTTCCTATTGTTGTCATGAGCGTAACCAATTTGGTAATGGCCAAATGGGTCCTACCCCAATGGCAACCTACTTTCTTGCTACAAGACCGCTTTGGGATTACCGCCCTATCCTCACAGATCGGAATTTGGGCCATCATTATTGCCCTCTCAGCAGGTATTGCCCTGATCTATGGCATACAAACGCTAGGCGCACGTCAACTCAAGCGCTCCAATGAAGCCATTAACCAAGGTGCAGTCGGTTCGATGCTACCTATTCTGAACACCGCTTCAGAGGTGGGCTATGGCTCGGTCATCGCGAGCCTCACGGGCTTTATTCTGATTCGGGAGTTTGTCTTAAGCATTGCTCCAGGCAATCCACTGATTAGTGAAGCGGTTGCGGTCAATGTATTAGCCGGCATAACGGGGTCTGCGTCGGGGGGCTTATCGATTGCTCTTCAAACCCTCGGTGCTGACTATTTACAAAAGGCGATTGCCCTCGGAATTAGTCCCGAGCTCTTGCATCGGGTTGCAGTGATGGCATCAGGGTGCATGGATACCCTACCCCACAATGGTGCTGTGATTACTTTACTTGGCATCTGCCAACTCACCCATCGCGCAGCTTACCGTTATATTGCAATGGTCACGATTGTCTTTCCTTTACTAACCCTCGCTGTGGTGATTGCACTAGCCTCGGTGTTTGGTAACTTCTAG
- a CDS encoding DUF4149 domain-containing protein gives MNPNLSLYLVSAMIGIMVFFTIAVAPTVFKVLPQEWASKYVRNFFPKYYAFLGAVSIIASFLATDTLSMGLLVGCAALFFISLWVLTPAINRASDQGHKKKFGILHGLSVVVNFIQLGIFIYIVW, from the coding sequence ATGAACCCTAATCTCAGTCTTTATCTTGTTTCTGCCATGATTGGCATCATGGTGTTCTTCACCATCGCCGTGGCGCCAACGGTCTTTAAGGTCTTGCCGCAAGAATGGGCAAGCAAGTATGTGCGCAATTTCTTTCCAAAGTATTACGCCTTCCTAGGAGCGGTCTCGATCATTGCCTCCTTTTTGGCAACCGACACCTTGAGCATGGGATTGTTAGTGGGATGCGCAGCCTTATTCTTTATCTCCCTCTGGGTTCTCACTCCAGCGATCAACCGTGCTTCCGATCAAGGACACAAGAAAAAATTTGGGATCCTGCATGGCTTAAGCGTAGTGGTGAACTTTATCCAACTCGGGATCTTTATCTACATCGTTTGGTAA
- a CDS encoding TIGR03643 family protein — MHTLNPSELSRIVEMAWEDRTPFEAIHAQFQLTEPEVKALMRSVLKPSSYRLWRARVTGRQTKHQQLRDPDVQRAYCPTQYKYK; from the coding sequence ATGCATACACTTAATCCATCTGAGCTATCGCGCATTGTCGAAATGGCCTGGGAAGACCGTACACCCTTTGAAGCAATTCATGCTCAGTTCCAGTTAACTGAGCCCGAAGTTAAAGCGTTGATGCGTAGTGTTTTAAAGCCAAGCTCCTATCGCCTGTGGCGTGCGCGAGTTACAGGACGACAAACCAAGCATCAGCAATTGCGTGACCCCGATGTGCAGCGTGCGTACTGCCCAACCCAATACAAATACAAATAA